In Phragmites australis chromosome 16, lpPhrAust1.1, whole genome shotgun sequence, one DNA window encodes the following:
- the LOC133895717 gene encoding pentatricopeptide repeat-containing protein DOT4, chloroplastic yields MATPPLSSISSNHRAPPPWPPPKNTTNRRTRVRCGVLAPPAQVLEAAAAASPRNTKKPPNRVPRSDDVNVQIQRLCRSGDLTEALRLLGSDGVDARSYCAVIQLCAEERYLEAGKRAHALVCASGVGTGGMESVLGKRLALMYVKCGDLGSARRVFDEMPQVSDVLVWTSLMSGYAKAGDFQEGVLLFRQMHCCGVIPDAHAISCVLKCIASLGNIMGGEVLHGYLEKLGLGAQCAVANALIALYSRCGQIEDALQVFDGMHHRDAISWNSVISGCFSNGWHGRAVDLFSKMWFDGLEINSVTMVSVLPACAELGYELVGKAVHGYSVKAGILWELESLESGIDDVLGSKLVFMYVKCGDMGSARRVFDVMSSKSNVHVWNLIMGGYAKVGEFQESLLLFEKLHVLGITPDEHTISCLLKCITSLSGFRDGLGAHGYLVKLGFGEQCAVCNALISFYAKSNMIEDALKVFDGMPHQDIISWNSIISGCTSNGLYDKAIELFVRMCIQGQELDSASLLSVLPACAQSRYWFVGRVVHGCSVKTGLIGETSLANTLLDMYSNCSDWHSTNQIFRSMDQKNVVSWTTMITSYTRAGLFDKVAGLLQEMGLDGIRPDIFAVTSALHAFAGGEYLKQGKSVHGYAVRNGMEKVLPVANALMEMYARCGNMEDARLIFDRAMNKDIISWNTLIGGYSRNNLANESFSLFSDMLLQFRPNAVTMTCILPAAASLSSLERGREIHAYALRREYLEDNYTSNALMDMYVKCGALLVAQRLFDRLTKKNLISWTILIAGYGMHGRGRDAIALFEQMRGSGVEPDAASFSAILYACCHSGLRDEGWRFFNAMRNEHRIEPKLKHYVCIVDLLSHTGNLKEAFEFIESMPIEPDSSIWVSLLHGCRIYRDVKLAEKVAERVFNLEPENTGYYVLLANIYAEAERWEAVRKLKNKISGRGLRENTGCSWIEVRGKVHVFAADNRNHPQGNRIAGFLDDVARRMREEGHDPKKKYALMGANDAVHDEALCGHSSKLAVAFGVLNLSEGRPIRVTKNSRVCSHCHEATKFISKMCNREIILRDSNRFHHFEEGRCSCRGYC; encoded by the coding sequence ATGGCGACGCCTCCGCTCTCCTCCATTTCCAGCAACCACCGCGCCCCACCACCATGGCCACCTCCCAAGAACACCACCAACCGGAGAACAAGGGTTCGTTGTGGCGTGCTCGCGCCACCCGCTCAGGTCCTGGAGGCGGCCGCTGCTGCAAGTCCAAGGAACACCAAGAAGCCACCGAACCGAGTCCCGAGGTCCGACGACGTGAACGTGCAAATTCAGAGACTCTGTCGGTCGGGCGACCTCACGGAGGCTCTGAGATTGCTGGGCTCTGACGGGGTTGATGCACGGAGCTACTGCGCGGTCATTCAGCTATGCGCGGAGGAGAGGTATTTGGAGGCTGGGAAGAGAGCCCATGCCTTGGTTTGCGCATCCGGTGTCGGAACTGGTGGAATGGAGAGTGTTCTTGGAAAGAGGCTGGCGCTAATGTACGTGAAATGCGGGGACCTGGGGAGTGCAAGAAGggtgtttgatgaaatgccTCAAGTCAGTGATGTCCTTGTCTGGACTTCACTGATGAGCGGTTATGCGAAGGCTGGTGATTTTCAAGAAGGTGTTTTGCTATTCAGGCAGATGCACTGCTGTGGGGTTATTCCGGATGCGCACGCCATTTCCTGTGTCCTAAAGTGCATTGCCAGTTTGGGCAACATCATGGGCGGCGAGGTGCTTCATGGGTACCTTGAGAAGTTGGGTCTCGGGGCACAATGTGCGGTTGCTAATGCTCTGATAGCATTGTATTCAAGGTGTGGCCAGATTGAGGATGCGCTGCAGGTATTTGATGGTATGCATCACCGGGATGCCATTTCTTGGAATTCTGTGATTAGTGGATGCTTCTCAAACGGGTGGCATGGTAGGGCTGTTGATCTTTTCAGCAAAATGTGGTTTGATGGTCTGGAGATCAATTCAGTGACAATGGTCAGTGTTTTGCCTGCATGTGCGGAATTAGGTTATGAGCTTGTGGGGAAAGCGGTGCATGGGTACTCTGTGAAAGCTGGAATTCTCTGGGAGCTTGAATCTTTAGAAAGTGGAATAGATGATGTTCTTGGATCCAAATTGGTATTCATGTATGTGAAATGCGGTGACATGGGCTCTGCAAGAAGGGTGTTTGATGTAATGTCATCAAAAAGTAATGTGCATGTATGGAATCTGATAATGGGTGGGTATGCAAAGGTTGGTGAATTTCAAGAAAGCCTCTTACTTTTTGAGAAATTGCATGTTCTTGGAATTACACCGGATGAACACACCATTTCTTGCCTTCTGAAGTGTATCACTAGTTTGTCTGGTTTCAGGGATGGCTTGGGGGCTCATGGGTATCTAGTAAAGTTGGGTTTTGGGGAACAGTGTGCAGTTTGCAATGCACTGATATCGTTCTATGCAAAATCGAACATGATTGAGGATGCGCTCAAGGTGTTTGATGGAATGCCTCATCAGGATATCATTTCTTGGAATTCTATAATAAGTGGATGCACTTCCAATGGATTATACGATAAAGCTATTGAGCTGTTTGTAAGAATGTGCATACAGGGACAGGAGTTGGACTCGGCTTCGTTGCTTAGTGTTTTGCCGGCTTGTGCACAATCACGCTATTGGTTTGTAGGACGGGTGGTTCATGGCTGTTCGGTGAAAACTGGGTTGATTGGGGAGACATCTCTTGCTAACACTCTTCTCGATATGTACTCAAATTGCTCAGATTGGCATAGCACCAATCAGATATTCAGAAGCATGGATCAGAAAAACGTGGTGTCGTGGACGACGATGATCACGAGTTATACAAGGGCTGGGCTGTTTGACAAAGTGGCTGGGTTACTTCAAGAGATGGGATTAGATGGTATCAGACCAGATATCTTTGCAGTTACTAGTGCTCTTCATGCTTTTGCTGGTGGTGAATATTTGAAACAAGGCAAATCTGTCCATGGATATGCCGTCAGAAATGGAATGGAGAAAGTTCTTCCTGTTGCTAATGCACTGATGGAAATGTATGCGAGATGCGGGAATATGGAAGATGCTCGTTTGATTTTTGACCGTGCGATGAATAAGGATATAATCTCATGGAATACACTAATAGGAGGTTACTCCAGAAATAATCTTGCCAATGAATCCTTTAGTTTGTTCAGTGACATGTTGCTCCAATTCAGACCTAATGCGGTGACCATGACCTGCATCCTTCCTGCTGCTGCAAGCCTTTCATCCTTGGAGCGAGGCAGGGAGATACATGCTTATGCACTGCGAAGAGAATATCTGGAAGACAATTATACATCCAATGCACTCATGGACATGTATGTTAAGTGCGGTGCGTTACTAGTAGCTCAACGTTTGTTTGACCGTCTGACTAAGAAGAACCTCATCTCTTGGACCATCCTGATAGCTGGATATGGCATGCATGGTCGTGGCAGAGATGCCATTGCTCTCTTTGAGCAGATGAGAGGCAGCGGCGTTGAGCCAGATGCGGCCTCTTTCAGCGCCATACTGTATGCTTGCTGCCATTCTGGTCTTAGAGATGAGGGATGGAGATTCTTCAATGCTATGCGGAATGAACACAGAATAGAGCCCAAACTGAAGCACTACGTCTGCATCGTTGACCTGCTTAGCCATACCGGAAATCTGAAGGAGGCTTTTGAGTTCATTGAGTCAATGCCGATTGAACCTGATTCAAGCATCTGGGTTTCATTGCTGCATGGATGTAGAATCTACAGGGATGTCAAGCTTGCAGAGAAGGTAGCAGAGAGGGTCTTTAATCTGGAACCTGAGAACACAGGGTACTATGTTCTTCTTGCCAACATCTATGCCGAGGCTGAGAGATGGGAGGCTGTCAGGAAGCTGAAGAATAAGATTAGCGGTCGAGGGCTCCGTGAGAACACTGGCTGCAGTTGGATTGAGGTCAGGGGCAAGGTTCATGTCTTCGCCGCGGATAACCGGAATCACCCGCAGGGGAACAGAATTGCAGGGTTCCTGGATGATGTTGCCAGAAGGATGCGGGAAGAAGGTCATGATCCTAAAAAAAAGTATGCTCTGATGGGTGCCAATGACGCGGTGCATGACGAGGCACTTTGTGGGCACAGCTCGAAGCTCGCCGTTGCATTCGGTGTGCTGAATTTATCGGAAGGGCGGCCAATCCGTGTGACAAAGAACTCGAGAGTTTGCAGTCACTGCCATGAGGCTACCAAGTTCATATCCAAGATGTGCAACAGAGAGATCATTCTGAGAGATTCAAACAGGTTCCATCATTTTGAAGAAGGCAGGTGTTCTTGCAGAGGTTACTGCTGA
- the LOC133896483 gene encoding small ribosomal subunit protein bS16m/bS16c-like, which produces MVVRIRLARFGCRNRPFYRVMAADSSSPRDGKHLEVLGYYNPLPGKDGGKRMGLKFDRVKYWLSVGAQPSDPVERMLFRAGILPPPPMLAMACKGGPRDRRPIDPMTGRPLDIEGLTIVDDPNTPDGGDGAPNEEAA; this is translated from the exons ATGGTGGTGCGGATCCGGCTGGCCCGGTTCGGCTGCCGGAACAGGCCCTTCTATCGGGTGATGGCTGCCGACAGCAGCTCCCCGCGCGACGGCAAGCACCTCGAGGTCCTCGGATACTACAACCCGCTCCCCG GGAAGGATGGTGGCAAGAGGATGGGGTTAAAATTTGACCGAGTGAA GTATTGGCTGTCGGTTGGAGCACAGCCATCAGATCCTGTGGAGCGCATGCTCTTTCGTGCAGGAATTCTACCTCCACCTCCAATGCTAGCTATGGCATGCAAGGGTGGGCCTCGCGATAGACGTCCTATTGATCCGATGACCGGACGCCCTTTGGACATTGAAGGCCTCACAATTGTTGATGATCCTAATACTCCAGATGGTGGTGATGGAGCACCTAATGAGGAGGCGGCATGA
- the LOC133895191 gene encoding pathogenesis-related thaumatin-like protein 3.5, which yields MEALRNCSSPCLLIFVLALAHWCSISMASCTFTISTYCSQPIWPGTLAGAGTPQLSTTGFRLEPGQTVQVPAPTGWSGRIWARTGCVFDADGKGTCQTGECGWRMEWAGTGATPPAMLFEVTLGKGAANLDYYDVSLVDGYNLPVVAVPRARQGGSGCNATGCMADLNRCTCPAPCTNACIRAM from the coding sequence ATGGAAGCACTAAGAAACTGTAGTTCACCATGTTTGCTGATCTTTGTGCTAGCACTGGCCCATTGGTGCAGCATCTCAATGGCGAGCTGCACCTTCACCATATCGACCTACTGCTCCCAGCCCATATGGCCGGGGACGCTCGCTGGCGCGGGCACGCCGCAGCTGTCGACGACGGGGTTCAGGCTCGAGCCGGGGCAGACCGTGCAGGTCCCGGCGCCAACGGGATGGTCCGGCCGGATATGGGCGCGCACTGGCTGCGTGTTCGACGCTGACGGCAAGGGCACTTGCCAGACCGGCGAGTGCGGGTGGCGCATGGAGTGGGCCGGCACCGGCGCTACGCCGCCGGCGATGCTGTTCGAGGTCACGCTTGGGAAGGGCGCCGCCAACCTGGACTACTACGACGTGAGCCTCGTGGACGGGTACAACCTGCCGGTCGTCGCCGTTCCGCGGGCGCGGCAGGGCGGCAGCGGCTGCAACgccaccggctgcatggccgaccTCAACCGATGTACGTGCCCCGCGCCATGCACTAATGCTTGCATCCGTGCCATGTAA
- the LOC133896226 gene encoding oxysterol-binding protein-related protein 4C-like isoform X2 — MVESEGEAACTAVLTPPLSLEGGLAAELRPANLVQRVLSLFGNVRPGSDLSHFQLPATFNLPKSQLQMYGEGVYCAGEDHLSRCAAGKDSLERLTSVVAWSISTTRPPIFGFAPYNPVLGETHHVSAGSLNVLLEQVSHRPPVSALHATDDGGNVELVWCQSPLPKFYGASIEATVKGKREVRLRKLNERYEVDCPNLLIRLLPVPSVEWSGNVRIVCRDSGLEAELSYCRSRSFLGFGGDARCVKGRIFHSGSGDAVYEIDGHWDRTVSLKDVSSGKVSVLYDAERAIANLSTPVVEDKKGLSPSESAVVWGEVSEAILTKDWEKARQAKRRVEDRARKLQKERNEVWMPKHFSLSQNKHGVWECWPLEPSVPPAPIVVPS; from the exons ATG GTTGAGTCGGAGGGCGAAGCGGCGTGCACGGCCGTGCTTACGCCGCCGCTGTCACTGGAAGGAGGCCTCGCGGCGGAGCTCCGGCCGGCGAACCTGGTGCAGCGGGTGCTCAGCCTCTTCGGCAACGTCCGGCCGGGGTCCGACCTCTCACATTTCCAG CTGCCGGCGACGTTCAACCTGCCCAAATCGCAGCTCCAGATGTACGGGGAAGGCGTGTACTGCGCCGGCGAGGACCACCTGAGCAGGTGCGCCGCGGGGAAGGACAGCCTCGAGCGGCTCACGTCGGTCGTCGCGTGGAGCATCTCGACGACGAGGCCCCCCATCTTCGGCTTCGCGCCGTACAACCCCGTCCTCGGGGAGACGCACCACGTCTCCGCAGGGTCGCTCAACGTCCTTCTCGAGCAG gTCTCTCATCGTCCTCCAGTCTCTGCTCTGCACGCCACCGACGACGGCGGAAACGTCGAGCTCGTCTGGTGCCAAAGCCCACTCCCAAAATTCTACG GCGCCAGCATAGAAGCAACGGTGAAAGGCAAGAGGGAGGTCAGGCTCCGGAAGCTCAACGAGAGGTACGAGGTGGACTGCCCGAACCTGCTCATCAGGCTGCTGCCGGTTCCGTCCGTGGAGTGGTCGGGGAACGTCAGGATCGTCTGCAGGGACTCCGGGCTTGAAGCTGAATTGAGCTACTGCAGAAGCCGCTCTTTCCTCGGATTCGGAGGCGATGCGAGATGCGTAAAGGGCAGGATTTTCCATTCAGGATCAGGTGATGCTGTCTACGAAATCGATGGGCATTGGGATAGAACTGTTTCGTTGAAGGATGTAAGCAGTGGAAAGGTCTCGGTCTTGTATGATGCCGAGCGCGCCATTGCTAACCTCAGTACACCGGTGGTTGAAgacaaaaag GGCTTGTCACCTTCAGAATCTGCCGTGGTCTGGGGCGAAGTCAGTGAGGCTATTCTGACAAAGGACTGGGAGAAAGCTCGGCAGGCGAAGCGACGAGTAGAAGACAGAGCCAGGAAGCTTCAGAAGGAGAGGAATGAGGTCTGGATGCCCAAGCACTTTTCTCTGTCTCAGAACAAGCATGGCGTTTGGGAATGCTGGCCGTTGGAGCCGTCAGTTCCTCCCGCTCCTATTGTTGTTCCTTCATGA
- the LOC133896226 gene encoding oxysterol-binding protein-related protein 4C-like isoform X3 — protein sequence MYGEGVYCAGEDHLSRCAAGKDSLERLTSVVAWSISTTRPPIFGFAPYNPVLGETHHVSAGSLNVLLEQVSHRPPVSALHATDDGGNVELVWCQSPLPKFYGASIEATVKGKREVRLRKLNERYEVDCPNLLIRLLPVPSVEWSGNVRIVCRDSGLEAELSYCRSRSFLGFGGDARCVKGRIFHSGSGDAVYEIDGHWDRTVSLKDVSSGKVSVLYDAERAIANLSTPVVEDKKGLSPSESAVVWGEVSEAILTKDWEKARQAKRRVEDRARKLQKERNEVWMPKHFSLSQNKHGVWECWPLEPSVPPAPIVVPS from the exons ATGTACGGGGAAGGCGTGTACTGCGCCGGCGAGGACCACCTGAGCAGGTGCGCCGCGGGGAAGGACAGCCTCGAGCGGCTCACGTCGGTCGTCGCGTGGAGCATCTCGACGACGAGGCCCCCCATCTTCGGCTTCGCGCCGTACAACCCCGTCCTCGGGGAGACGCACCACGTCTCCGCAGGGTCGCTCAACGTCCTTCTCGAGCAG gTCTCTCATCGTCCTCCAGTCTCTGCTCTGCACGCCACCGACGACGGCGGAAACGTCGAGCTCGTCTGGTGCCAAAGCCCACTCCCAAAATTCTACG GCGCCAGCATAGAAGCAACGGTGAAAGGCAAGAGGGAGGTCAGGCTCCGGAAGCTCAACGAGAGGTACGAGGTGGACTGCCCGAACCTGCTCATCAGGCTGCTGCCGGTTCCGTCCGTGGAGTGGTCGGGGAACGTCAGGATCGTCTGCAGGGACTCCGGGCTTGAAGCTGAATTGAGCTACTGCAGAAGCCGCTCTTTCCTCGGATTCGGAGGCGATGCGAGATGCGTAAAGGGCAGGATTTTCCATTCAGGATCAGGTGATGCTGTCTACGAAATCGATGGGCATTGGGATAGAACTGTTTCGTTGAAGGATGTAAGCAGTGGAAAGGTCTCGGTCTTGTATGATGCCGAGCGCGCCATTGCTAACCTCAGTACACCGGTGGTTGAAgacaaaaag GGCTTGTCACCTTCAGAATCTGCCGTGGTCTGGGGCGAAGTCAGTGAGGCTATTCTGACAAAGGACTGGGAGAAAGCTCGGCAGGCGAAGCGACGAGTAGAAGACAGAGCCAGGAAGCTTCAGAAGGAGAGGAATGAGGTCTGGATGCCCAAGCACTTTTCTCTGTCTCAGAACAAGCATGGCGTTTGGGAATGCTGGCCGTTGGAGCCGTCAGTTCCTCCCGCTCCTATTGTTGTTCCTTCATGA
- the LOC133896226 gene encoding oxysterol-binding protein-related protein 4C-like isoform X1, with translation MQVESEGEAACTAVLTPPLSLEGGLAAELRPANLVQRVLSLFGNVRPGSDLSHFQLPATFNLPKSQLQMYGEGVYCAGEDHLSRCAAGKDSLERLTSVVAWSISTTRPPIFGFAPYNPVLGETHHVSAGSLNVLLEQVSHRPPVSALHATDDGGNVELVWCQSPLPKFYGASIEATVKGKREVRLRKLNERYEVDCPNLLIRLLPVPSVEWSGNVRIVCRDSGLEAELSYCRSRSFLGFGGDARCVKGRIFHSGSGDAVYEIDGHWDRTVSLKDVSSGKVSVLYDAERAIANLSTPVVEDKKGLSPSESAVVWGEVSEAILTKDWEKARQAKRRVEDRARKLQKERNEVWMPKHFSLSQNKHGVWECWPLEPSVPPAPIVVPS, from the exons ATGCAGGTTGAGTCGGAGGGCGAAGCGGCGTGCACGGCCGTGCTTACGCCGCCGCTGTCACTGGAAGGAGGCCTCGCGGCGGAGCTCCGGCCGGCGAACCTGGTGCAGCGGGTGCTCAGCCTCTTCGGCAACGTCCGGCCGGGGTCCGACCTCTCACATTTCCAG CTGCCGGCGACGTTCAACCTGCCCAAATCGCAGCTCCAGATGTACGGGGAAGGCGTGTACTGCGCCGGCGAGGACCACCTGAGCAGGTGCGCCGCGGGGAAGGACAGCCTCGAGCGGCTCACGTCGGTCGTCGCGTGGAGCATCTCGACGACGAGGCCCCCCATCTTCGGCTTCGCGCCGTACAACCCCGTCCTCGGGGAGACGCACCACGTCTCCGCAGGGTCGCTCAACGTCCTTCTCGAGCAG gTCTCTCATCGTCCTCCAGTCTCTGCTCTGCACGCCACCGACGACGGCGGAAACGTCGAGCTCGTCTGGTGCCAAAGCCCACTCCCAAAATTCTACG GCGCCAGCATAGAAGCAACGGTGAAAGGCAAGAGGGAGGTCAGGCTCCGGAAGCTCAACGAGAGGTACGAGGTGGACTGCCCGAACCTGCTCATCAGGCTGCTGCCGGTTCCGTCCGTGGAGTGGTCGGGGAACGTCAGGATCGTCTGCAGGGACTCCGGGCTTGAAGCTGAATTGAGCTACTGCAGAAGCCGCTCTTTCCTCGGATTCGGAGGCGATGCGAGATGCGTAAAGGGCAGGATTTTCCATTCAGGATCAGGTGATGCTGTCTACGAAATCGATGGGCATTGGGATAGAACTGTTTCGTTGAAGGATGTAAGCAGTGGAAAGGTCTCGGTCTTGTATGATGCCGAGCGCGCCATTGCTAACCTCAGTACACCGGTGGTTGAAgacaaaaag GGCTTGTCACCTTCAGAATCTGCCGTGGTCTGGGGCGAAGTCAGTGAGGCTATTCTGACAAAGGACTGGGAGAAAGCTCGGCAGGCGAAGCGACGAGTAGAAGACAGAGCCAGGAAGCTTCAGAAGGAGAGGAATGAGGTCTGGATGCCCAAGCACTTTTCTCTGTCTCAGAACAAGCATGGCGTTTGGGAATGCTGGCCGTTGGAGCCGTCAGTTCCTCCCGCTCCTATTGTTGTTCCTTCATGA